One window from the genome of Nitrospira defluvii encodes:
- a CDS encoding calcium-binding protein, whose product MSQSNISNWLRFALQQMAAESYLNNVDLSSPEQVARRLLLGNNAEGFPEAGFTRFTGTLSHGQAHDFVQRFQIIDHHANDATGFSATLMKDQTTGEYTLSFRSTEAQHQDAGGDWERDGLPGADGEIAGTGFALAQLVSMEKYYRELKADPAKLPPGVMLNVTGYSLGGHLATVFTELHANEVQATYTFNGAGRGRIVGGTAGLPEGERIREMLQLAETQLDAIDSTWFVSGNMGSVYTDQRYRDVRQSIVLGFSTTNSFLPPGEIGTGPGFDRITQLVGAATHNDQLFVANSGIHATPTTIFIEGQPNVEIGSVGTTHSITLLVDSLALMDLFQTVDRSLQRSTIEEIFSASSSQSASGFVGVSGVAEGNSLEQALDSLGYILVPNYTPTLYGREANDFGNLTFRNSFYANVQAVKVAAEMQAYQIVSFVSKSSSEILAVARQADTDGLAYRYALRELNPFAVKGVDYLALHNQDQSLDLYEASTGTGVWTQMALSDRAELLAEKLRFNQADGLAASQTLFVDETSFFDNQRGATATEAVIFGDAEGREYIGRRGSDHIYGGTGEDTIRGAGGEDYLEGGEDNDRLFGEADNDILLGQRGGDFLDGGRGADRMTGGAGDDTYIVDNLGDKVVEMENGGLDEVLASANFSLGAHVENLALTGMGNTSGTGNNLDNRITGNSGNNRLTGMGGNDLLEGGIGFDTYIYHSGDGMDQIEDSDALGQIIFDGRVLQGGVRRSGDATNTYTSLDGHTTYVMSGSDLLINGVLVVNENFQSGQMGIQLRDMAGMPRDTGVPTGPFADTYIGDADPEEWVPGGLGAIEVHADGGNDVLHGDHAPVLGAFDDLLDGGTGHDVFFGGYGNDYLIGGYGDDYALVTDGDLFLGGDGDDYAVGTANYLSFTEPMIGSGAHYADGGAGHDTLMGEMGADVLLGGDGDDVLRGENRPTGWIGLVHDNSIWNRTAQAGVISLTGGDDYLDGGAGNDLLVGDGGNDILLGGAGDDRLYGESDFTQTIAGDDWLDGGEGNDSLFGGAGSDMLSGGDGDDLLIGDFSGDPGADDILDGGAGADELQGGGGDDILYGGSGVDRLAGFGGNDFLDGGADDDELQGGLGDDALWGGVGNDRLIGQEGDDTLFGDAGDDELQGDLGSDTLFGGDGADALFGQDGDDVLSGEAGDDLLNGGFGHDQLDGGDGIDDVQGREGDDALAGGAGNDFLYGDGNNPTLLSLAGGNDTLDGEEGDDELWAGAGQDQLFGGEGSDQLVGDAGDDLLYGEAGNDLLFGDSPFFLSQVGADVLDGGEGNDVLQGGGGDDELQGGSGDDLLIGGSGLDTYRFYLGDGADTIQDDGVVSNRLIFGAGITAESLSLDVAPADTLVLRVGNEDLIEITGFGLNAPAEFHTIRQFEFANGTVLTSGELLARGFQLSSPVTGGTLHGTSFADHMQGSQAEDLLYGRGGNDVLIGGLGDDVLEGNEGDDELDGGAGNDRLYGNEGYNVLRGGEGNDSLDSAGVADQLFGGAGDDAYHLRSMGQIITEEADAGRDTIYLTPTESLTFQAPDNVENVSIEDDVYLSPTTQVNLIGNALDNELSGSHRLDGQAGNDTLIGTGDNTFVFGAGYGQDVVRTEMQMYAHSGLDQVQFLEGVAPTNLSLERQANDLVVKINGTADELRVQSYYETSADMVDQFLFSDGTIWTSGEIDARVRTFIGVGTDESIYGSSGDDTIRGMGGNDQIRASDGNDVLDGGAGNDFLEGHVGNDVYLFGRGYGQDSIDDQGDSSDVDTLQLLEGIAPGDVTLRATPDFGGNAILTINNTADQISLGGFFEFSSLRIDRITFADGTTWDYNAMLAHTAGVNLIGTEETDYLYGNLTDDTLSGVGGDDTLLGGAGNDTLDGGTGEDLMTGGTGNDLYVVDNLSDVVTEQAGQGADTVQTSLTYVLGANVENLTLIGSAAINGTGNSLNNVLIGNSAVNVLTGGAGNDTYVVGVGDIIVEGASAGTDTVKSDISWTLGANLENLTLMGVAAVNGTGNSLANTLIGNSATNTLNGGAGADTLIGAQGDDLYIVDNAGDRVTELAGDGIDTVQSSVTFTLSANVENLTLTGTSAINGAGNGLDNVLVGNSAANRLTGGTGNDTYVLGAGDTVVEAVNAGIDTVQSSVTHTLATNVENLTLIGTGAINGTGNGLNNILVGNNAANTMTGGAGDDTYVVGAGDTVVEALNAGIDRVQSSVTWTLGANVENLTLTGTAAIDGTGNTLANSLIGNAGNNVLMGGGGNDTLSGGKGNDVLNGGTGDDVFLLARGDGQDTITDASGTGDRLSFASGVNPLDLMLSQSANDLRIAVYSSTDQVTIANWYAGEADQIETVQAGNGQQLMSTQVNQLIQAMAGFTQQTGLSWDQAIAQRPQDVQQILAANWH is encoded by the coding sequence ATGTCGCAAAGTAACATTTCAAATTGGCTCCGGTTCGCGTTGCAACAGATGGCAGCGGAGAGCTATTTGAACAATGTCGATTTAAGTAGCCCCGAACAGGTGGCTAGACGTTTGCTGCTTGGCAATAATGCCGAAGGCTTTCCCGAAGCAGGCTTTACTCGCTTTACCGGAACGCTTAGCCATGGGCAAGCTCATGATTTTGTGCAGCGGTTTCAGATCATCGATCATCACGCCAATGATGCTACAGGGTTTTCGGCGACGTTGATGAAGGATCAGACCACCGGCGAATACACGCTCTCTTTCAGGAGTACGGAAGCTCAACATCAAGATGCCGGCGGTGATTGGGAACGAGACGGTTTGCCTGGCGCCGATGGGGAGATTGCGGGAACCGGGTTTGCGCTGGCGCAGTTGGTGAGCATGGAAAAGTATTATCGGGAACTCAAGGCCGACCCTGCCAAACTGCCACCGGGAGTCATGCTCAATGTCACGGGGTATTCATTAGGCGGCCATTTGGCGACGGTGTTTACGGAACTCCATGCTAATGAGGTTCAAGCCACCTATACGTTTAATGGGGCAGGGCGTGGGCGAATCGTTGGCGGCACGGCTGGTCTCCCTGAGGGGGAACGGATCCGAGAAATGCTTCAGCTTGCCGAAACGCAGCTTGACGCCATCGATTCCACCTGGTTTGTCAGTGGGAACATGGGGAGCGTGTATACGGATCAGCGATATCGAGATGTTCGGCAATCCATCGTCTTGGGTTTCAGCACTACCAATTCGTTTCTTCCGCCTGGTGAGATTGGGACAGGGCCTGGCTTTGATCGCATCACGCAGTTAGTTGGGGCAGCGACTCATAACGATCAATTGTTTGTGGCTAATTCAGGCATCCATGCGACGCCGACCACGATCTTTATAGAAGGTCAGCCGAACGTCGAAATTGGCAGCGTGGGAACCACGCACAGTATCACGCTCCTAGTGGACTCGCTGGCGCTGATGGATTTGTTTCAGACGGTTGATAGGAGTTTGCAGAGAAGCACTATCGAGGAGATCTTTTCGGCCTCCTCTAGTCAATCTGCATCAGGATTTGTCGGAGTGTCGGGTGTCGCGGAAGGAAATTCTCTCGAACAAGCGCTGGACTCTCTTGGATATATTCTCGTTCCGAATTACACCCCGACATTATATGGCCGGGAAGCGAATGATTTTGGCAACCTCACGTTCAGGAACTCCTTCTACGCTAATGTCCAAGCGGTCAAGGTCGCGGCGGAAATGCAGGCGTATCAAATCGTCAGCTTTGTCAGTAAGAGCAGTAGCGAAATTCTTGCCGTTGCTCGACAAGCGGACACCGATGGACTTGCCTACCGGTATGCGCTTCGTGAGCTGAATCCCTTTGCCGTGAAGGGCGTCGACTATCTTGCCCTTCACAACCAGGATCAGTCGCTCGATTTATATGAGGCGAGTACCGGTACCGGTGTGTGGACTCAGATGGCACTCAGCGACCGAGCCGAATTGTTGGCCGAAAAATTGCGTTTCAACCAGGCAGACGGGCTCGCGGCAAGCCAGACCTTGTTTGTTGATGAGACCAGCTTCTTTGACAATCAACGTGGGGCAACGGCGACAGAGGCCGTGATCTTTGGAGATGCTGAGGGGCGGGAATATATCGGAAGACGTGGAAGCGACCATATCTATGGTGGGACTGGAGAGGACACGATTCGCGGGGCTGGTGGGGAAGACTATCTCGAAGGTGGTGAAGATAACGATAGACTGTTTGGCGAAGCTGATAACGATATTTTACTAGGGCAGCGAGGCGGAGATTTTCTTGACGGAGGTCGTGGTGCTGATCGCATGACTGGAGGTGCCGGAGACGATACCTATATTGTCGATAATTTGGGCGACAAAGTCGTTGAGATGGAAAATGGTGGGCTTGACGAGGTTCTTGCTTCGGCCAATTTCTCACTTGGCGCACACGTGGAGAACCTAGCCCTGACTGGAATGGGAAATACTTCAGGGACAGGCAACAATCTGGATAACAGAATCACAGGCAATAGCGGTAACAATCGGCTGACTGGCATGGGCGGCAACGACCTCCTCGAAGGCGGCATCGGCTTTGACACGTACATCTATCATTCCGGCGACGGGATGGATCAGATCGAAGATAGTGATGCGCTAGGGCAAATCATTTTCGACGGTCGTGTGTTGCAGGGCGGTGTTCGCCGTTCCGGGGATGCCACGAATACGTATACCAGTCTCGATGGCCACACCACCTATGTCATGTCGGGGTCAGATCTGCTGATCAATGGTGTTCTCGTCGTCAACGAGAATTTCCAGAGCGGTCAGATGGGAATTCAGTTGCGGGACATGGCAGGGATGCCGCGCGACACGGGAGTTCCGACAGGACCTTTTGCTGACACCTATATAGGCGATGCAGATCCGGAAGAGTGGGTTCCCGGAGGCTTAGGGGCAATAGAGGTTCATGCAGACGGTGGCAACGATGTGCTTCATGGAGACCATGCGCCTGTACTTGGTGCGTTTGACGATCTGTTGGATGGCGGAACCGGTCATGACGTGTTCTTCGGCGGTTATGGGAATGATTATTTGATCGGCGGATATGGTGATGATTATGCCTTGGTGACCGATGGAGATCTGTTTTTGGGTGGCGATGGTGACGACTATGCCGTGGGGACGGCAAATTATTTGAGCTTCACGGAACCAATGATTGGAAGTGGGGCGCACTATGCCGACGGCGGGGCGGGTCACGACACGTTGATGGGAGAGATGGGGGCGGATGTGCTGTTGGGCGGTGATGGGGATGATGTGCTTCGGGGAGAAAATCGGCCCACGGGTTGGATCGGACTGGTGCATGACAATTCCATATGGAACCGAACAGCACAAGCTGGGGTCATTTCGTTGACTGGTGGCGACGACTATCTTGATGGAGGGGCGGGCAACGATTTGCTTGTCGGCGATGGCGGCAATGACATTCTCCTTGGCGGAGCCGGTGACGATCGGCTGTATGGTGAGTCGGATTTCACTCAAACGATAGCAGGCGATGATTGGCTTGATGGGGGCGAGGGTAACGACTCGTTGTTCGGAGGCGCTGGATCGGACATGCTCTCCGGAGGTGATGGGGATGACCTCTTAATCGGTGACTTTTCCGGCGACCCAGGGGCCGACGATATTCTTGACGGGGGTGCCGGAGCAGACGAGCTCCAGGGGGGTGGCGGCGACGATATTCTGTACGGTGGAAGCGGGGTGGATCGGCTCGCCGGATTTGGAGGAAATGATTTCCTCGATGGCGGCGCTGACGATGATGAGTTGCAGGGTGGTCTTGGAGATGACGCGCTCTGGGGCGGTGTTGGCAATGATCGCCTGATTGGCCAGGAGGGCGACGACACGCTGTTTGGGGACGCAGGGGATGACGAACTCCAAGGAGATCTCGGCAGCGATACACTTTTCGGCGGTGATGGGGCCGACGCGCTCTTTGGTCAAGATGGGGATGATGTGCTCTCCGGCGAAGCCGGCGACGATTTGCTGAACGGGGGATTCGGGCATGATCAGCTTGATGGAGGTGACGGGATCGACGATGTGCAGGGGCGGGAGGGAGATGACGCGCTGGCCGGGGGGGCAGGGAACGATTTTCTGTACGGCGATGGGAACAATCCTACCCTTCTGAGTCTTGCAGGCGGAAACGATACGTTGGATGGGGAAGAGGGAGATGATGAGCTATGGGCTGGTGCAGGGCAGGACCAGCTGTTTGGTGGAGAGGGTTCAGATCAGCTTGTTGGAGATGCTGGTGACGACCTTCTCTATGGTGAAGCCGGCAATGATCTGCTCTTCGGAGATTCCCCGTTCTTTCTTAGCCAGGTAGGCGCGGACGTGTTGGACGGCGGGGAGGGGAATGATGTGCTGCAAGGCGGCGGTGGAGATGATGAACTTCAGGGCGGGAGCGGAGATGATCTTCTGATTGGGGGCAGCGGGCTCGATACGTATCGATTTTATCTGGGGGACGGCGCTGATACGATTCAAGATGATGGGGTGGTAAGCAATCGACTCATCTTCGGTGCAGGAATTACTGCCGAATCACTGAGTTTGGATGTGGCACCGGCAGACACGCTAGTTTTGCGCGTGGGTAATGAAGATTTAATTGAGATCACCGGCTTTGGATTAAATGCTCCGGCCGAGTTTCACACCATCCGTCAGTTCGAATTTGCCAATGGGACGGTGTTGACGAGTGGTGAGCTGCTGGCCCGCGGATTTCAGTTATCCTCCCCTGTCACTGGAGGAACGTTGCATGGAACGAGCTTTGCCGACCACATGCAAGGGAGCCAGGCTGAGGATTTGCTGTATGGGCGTGGCGGCAACGATGTGTTGATCGGTGGGTTGGGCGATGATGTCTTAGAAGGTAATGAGGGTGATGATGAATTAGATGGTGGCGCTGGGAATGACCGACTGTATGGAAACGAAGGATACAACGTGTTGCGTGGTGGCGAGGGCAATGACAGTTTGGATTCGGCTGGTGTTGCCGACCAGCTGTTCGGTGGTGCCGGGGATGATGCGTACCACCTGCGGTCTATGGGCCAAATCATCACCGAGGAAGCGGATGCAGGCCGCGACACGATTTACCTCACTCCGACTGAGTCGCTCACATTTCAGGCGCCCGACAACGTCGAGAATGTGAGCATTGAAGACGATGTGTATCTGAGTCCCACGACTCAGGTGAATTTAATCGGAAACGCTTTGGATAATGAGCTATCTGGCTCCCATCGACTCGATGGACAGGCGGGCAACGACACGTTAATCGGGACTGGCGACAATACATTTGTGTTCGGCGCTGGGTACGGACAGGATGTCGTGCGGACTGAGATGCAGATGTATGCCCATTCGGGACTCGATCAAGTGCAGTTTCTGGAGGGCGTGGCGCCGACCAATCTGAGCCTCGAGAGGCAGGCAAATGATCTTGTCGTGAAGATCAATGGGACTGCCGACGAATTACGCGTGCAGTCCTACTACGAGACTTCTGCCGACATGGTTGATCAATTCCTTTTTTCGGATGGAACTATCTGGACATCTGGCGAGATTGATGCCCGCGTACGAACCTTTATCGGCGTCGGGACTGACGAATCAATCTATGGTTCCAGTGGTGACGATACCATTCGAGGCATGGGGGGGAATGATCAGATCCGAGCCAGCGACGGGAATGATGTTCTTGACGGAGGCGCCGGAAATGATTTTCTGGAGGGCCATGTTGGCAATGACGTCTATCTCTTTGGCCGAGGGTACGGGCAAGACTCCATCGACGATCAAGGTGATTCATCCGATGTCGACACATTGCAACTCTTGGAAGGGATTGCTCCCGGCGACGTGACATTACGTGCAACCCCAGATTTCGGCGGCAATGCGATTTTGACAATCAACAACACCGCCGATCAAATCAGTCTCGGCGGATTTTTTGAGTTCTCATCACTCCGCATTGACCGCATCACATTCGCAGATGGGACCACTTGGGATTACAACGCCATGCTGGCCCACACGGCAGGCGTGAATCTAATAGGCACCGAAGAGACGGACTATCTGTACGGAAATCTGACGGACGATACACTGTCCGGGGTGGGAGGAGACGACACTCTCTTGGGCGGCGCAGGAAATGACACTCTGGACGGGGGGACGGGCGAAGATCTTATGACCGGAGGAACCGGAAATGATCTGTATGTGGTCGATAATCTCAGCGACGTGGTGACAGAGCAAGCCGGACAAGGTGCGGATACGGTGCAGACGAGCCTGACCTACGTACTGGGTGCCAATGTAGAAAATCTGACCCTCATTGGAAGCGCCGCCATCAATGGTACCGGCAACTCTCTGAATAATGTTTTAATCGGAAATAGTGCGGTGAATGTCCTGACTGGTGGGGCTGGAAACGACACTTACGTGGTAGGGGTTGGCGACATCATTGTAGAGGGAGCGAGTGCCGGGACCGATACTGTGAAGTCTGATATCAGTTGGACGTTGGGCGCGAATCTCGAAAATCTCACCTTGATGGGTGTGGCGGCTGTCAACGGGACCGGTAATAGTCTGGCCAACACCCTGATCGGTAACAGCGCCACCAACACTCTCAATGGCGGGGCTGGGGCAGATACGCTTATCGGAGCGCAGGGAGATGATTTGTATATAGTAGACAATGCCGGCGATAGGGTCACGGAATTAGCCGGGGACGGCATAGATACGGTTCAAAGCTCTGTGACGTTTACACTGAGTGCCAATGTAGAAAACCTTACGCTGACAGGCACCTCCGCGATTAACGGGGCAGGAAATGGACTAGACAACGTGTTGGTCGGAAATAGCGCAGCCAACCGGTTAACCGGTGGTACGGGAAATGATACCTATGTCCTTGGTGCGGGTGATACTGTCGTCGAGGCGGTGAATGCGGGGATTGATACCGTTCAAAGTTCCGTGACGCATACGCTCGCTACCAATGTTGAAAACCTCACCCTCATAGGCACAGGCGCGATCAACGGTACGGGTAACGGGCTCAATAACATTCTGGTAGGCAATAATGCCGCCAACACAATGACCGGCGGTGCCGGGGATGACACCTATGTGGTTGGGGCGGGGGACACGGTTGTCGAGGCCTTGAATGCCGGCATTGATAGGGTGCAAAGCTCGGTGACCTGGACTTTAGGTGCGAATGTCGAAAATCTTACTCTTACCGGAACAGCCGCGATCGATGGAACGGGCAATACTCTAGCCAACTCTTTGATCGGCAACGCCGGCAACAACGTTTTGATGGGGGGCGGCGGCAACGATACATTGTCGGGTGGAAAAGGGAATGACGTGCTTAATGGTGGGACGGGCGATGACGTGTTTCTGCTGGCCCGTGGAGATGGCCAGGACACGATTACAGATGCCAGTGGGACCGGGGATCGCTTGAGTTTTGCGTCCGGGGTCAACCCCCTGGATCTCATGCTGAGTCAGAGTGCCAATGATTTGCGTATTGCAGTGTATAGTTCGACGGATCAGGTGACAATTGCCAACTGGTATGCCGGTGAAGCCGACCAAATTGAAACGGTTCAAGCCGGCAATGGTCAACAATTGATGAGCACTCAGGTGAATCAACTCATTCAGGCAATGGCGGGATTTACTCAACAGACCGGGCTAAGTTGGGATCAAGCCATCGCCCAGCGGCCACAAGACGTGCAACAGATTCTTGCCGCAAACTGGCACTAG
- a CDS encoding formylglycine-generating enzyme family protein, with amino-acid sequence MRLFATAVVMSALLLSATWGVATEEPQSVAASQQAVPTVIQGKDGAPMVLIPAGAFTMGSNEGLPAERPEHVVTLNAYAIDRYEVSMRLYRKFLQEAQRDAPPTWDDEAAETVGDRPAVGVSWADASAYCTWAGKRLPTEAEWEKGARGTDGRRYPWGPMQPFVDIANYNRGVWVNEAVTLVSVAGGVEGMSVRHGLKEGGRSPYGLHHMAGNAAEWVADWYDREYYAKSPDKNPAGPAKGEKKVIRGGSWSDLPVALRASARVSAEPDFQDRTIGFRCAMDAAQ; translated from the coding sequence ATGCGTCTATTTGCCACGGCGGTCGTGATGTCTGCGCTTCTACTCTCCGCGACCTGGGGCGTTGCGACCGAGGAACCACAGTCTGTCGCAGCTAGCCAGCAAGCAGTACCCACTGTCATTCAAGGTAAGGATGGCGCGCCGATGGTGTTGATTCCGGCTGGCGCGTTTACGATGGGAAGCAACGAAGGTCTACCTGCTGAACGACCGGAACATGTCGTAACCCTTAATGCCTATGCGATCGATCGATACGAAGTGTCAATGCGCCTCTATCGAAAGTTCCTTCAGGAGGCGCAACGTGATGCTCCGCCGACCTGGGACGATGAGGCGGCAGAGACGGTGGGGGATCGTCCAGCGGTTGGAGTCAGTTGGGCTGATGCGTCAGCCTACTGTACCTGGGCCGGGAAGAGGCTGCCCACGGAAGCTGAGTGGGAAAAGGGAGCGCGGGGAACGGATGGACGAAGATACCCCTGGGGCCCTATGCAGCCGTTTGTGGACATTGCCAACTACAATCGCGGAGTGTGGGTGAATGAAGCGGTCACTCTTGTCAGCGTGGCCGGCGGTGTCGAAGGCATGAGTGTTCGTCATGGTCTGAAGGAGGGGGGACGAAGCCCCTACGGCCTCCACCACATGGCTGGCAATGCGGCGGAATGGGTCGCCGACTGGTATGATCGCGAATATTATGCGAAGAGCCCCGATAAGAATCCCGCTGGTCCGGCAAAAGGAGAGAAAAAGGTGATTCGTGGCGGCTCCTGGTCTGATCTTCCGGTGGCGCTCCGAGCATCAGCCCGTGTTTCTGCGGAGCCGGATTTTCAGGATCGTACGATCGGGTTTCGTTGCGCAATGGATGCTGCTCAGTAG
- a CDS encoding c-type cytochrome has protein sequence MLGPTSSPSVPPSNQKNKAVAALVAGFVLLVALAGIQNSPTSSLVPPVVPRIDPNMMPLVTGEESIQELFVRAGCTVCHQIPGIAGANGKVGPPLWLGKTGPSRLTDPQYRGQAQTVREYIVESIVSPGTYVVPGFPPDTMPTWYGRKLSAGALNKIASYLEQVMGESPPEAR, from the coding sequence ATGCTCGGTCCAACCTCTTCCCCATCAGTTCCACCCTCGAATCAAAAGAACAAGGCTGTTGCCGCGTTAGTGGCCGGATTTGTCCTGCTGGTTGCCTTGGCCGGGATTCAAAATTCACCGACGTCGTCGCTCGTCCCGCCGGTGGTTCCCCGGATTGACCCCAATATGATGCCATTGGTGACCGGCGAGGAGTCGATTCAGGAACTCTTCGTGCGTGCCGGGTGTACGGTCTGTCATCAGATTCCGGGGATCGCCGGAGCGAACGGAAAGGTAGGCCCACCTCTGTGGCTGGGCAAGACGGGCCCAAGCCGTCTGACCGACCCGCAATACCGGGGGCAGGCGCAGACGGTTCGGGAATATATCGTGGAGTCGATTGTGTCGCCGGGAACCTATGTGGTCCCGGGTTTTCCCCCAGATACCATGCCGACGTGGTATGGAAGAAAGTTGAGCGCCGGGGCGTTGAACAAGATCGCCTCGTACCTGGAGCAGGTGATGGGAGAATCGCCGCCGGAGGCTCGTTAA
- a CDS encoding HlyD family type I secretion periplasmic adaptor subunit — protein sequence MMKVLLRNLAGRRAMGRVESGQTARAGTSGQAIEFLPAILEIQDAPPSPIGRAILWTIMLAFASAVTWSSLSQVDIVAVAPGKIIPSGYSKTIQPFETGVIAAIHVQDGQVVTQGEVLIELDATQNSADRDRATNEYRAALVEAARLHALITGQSTFNAPSDADPEFVLLQQQLLRDQTAEYAARVDAARHLIGQRQAAVEATKDNLRRLEATVPMENERAAAYRALLEQQYVSKMDYLQFEQQRIDKAQEWAGQKSRLRQDQAALAEAEQNYQVLISEFQQSKQTELSAMEMKAASLIQEVRKTGQKTELQKLVSPINGVVQQLAVHTVGGVVTPAQPLLMVVPQDHPVEVEAQLENRDIGFVREGQPVELKIETFPFTLYGTIPGKVLTVSDDAVPLDKDRGGLVYASRVSMDRATMQVEGKQIHLTPGMAVTVEIKTGQRRVVEFLLSPLLKSMKESLRER from the coding sequence ATGATGAAAGTCCTTCTACGAAACCTGGCCGGGAGGCGGGCGATGGGGCGAGTTGAGTCGGGGCAGACGGCACGGGCTGGAACCTCCGGACAAGCGATCGAGTTCCTACCTGCGATCCTTGAAATTCAGGATGCACCACCGTCGCCGATCGGACGGGCGATCCTCTGGACCATCATGCTGGCATTTGCGTCAGCCGTGACATGGTCTTCGCTAAGTCAGGTCGATATCGTGGCGGTGGCGCCGGGGAAAATCATTCCCAGCGGCTATTCCAAAACTATCCAGCCGTTTGAGACGGGCGTGATCGCCGCTATTCATGTACAAGATGGTCAAGTGGTCACACAGGGAGAAGTTCTGATCGAACTCGATGCCACTCAAAATAGTGCCGACCGTGATCGAGCTACTAACGAATATCGAGCTGCTCTGGTCGAGGCTGCTCGCTTGCATGCTTTGATAACTGGACAAAGCACCTTCAACGCGCCTAGCGATGCCGATCCAGAATTCGTGTTGCTGCAGCAGCAACTCTTGCGGGATCAGACGGCGGAATATGCCGCTCGGGTAGATGCCGCACGACATCTTATCGGTCAGCGTCAAGCGGCTGTGGAGGCGACGAAAGACAATCTCCGACGCCTTGAGGCCACTGTTCCGATGGAAAATGAGAGGGCAGCAGCCTACCGAGCATTACTGGAACAACAGTATGTGTCGAAGATGGACTATCTCCAGTTTGAGCAACAACGCATCGATAAGGCGCAGGAATGGGCCGGGCAGAAGAGCAGGTTGCGTCAGGACCAAGCGGCCTTGGCTGAGGCAGAACAGAACTACCAGGTGCTCATCTCGGAATTTCAGCAGAGTAAGCAAACCGAGCTTTCGGCCATGGAGATGAAGGCCGCGTCGCTGATCCAAGAGGTCCGGAAAACCGGACAAAAAACGGAGCTCCAGAAACTGGTCTCTCCGATCAACGGCGTTGTCCAACAATTGGCGGTGCACACGGTCGGCGGCGTTGTAACTCCTGCCCAGCCGCTGCTGATGGTCGTGCCTCAGGATCATCCAGTTGAGGTCGAGGCGCAGTTGGAAAATAGGGACATCGGATTCGTGAGGGAAGGGCAGCCTGTAGAACTGAAGATCGAAACGTTTCCGTTTACCTTGTATGGGACGATTCCAGGAAAGGTGTTGACCGTCTCGGATGATGCGGTACCGTTAGATAAGGACAGAGGCGGTCTGGTGTATGCGAGCCGGGTGAGTATGGATCGAGCCACGATGCAGGTGGAAGGGAAGCAGATTCATCTGACTCCCGGTATGGCCGTGACGGTGGAGATCAAGACCGGACAGCGGCGGGTGGTCGAATTTTTGCTGAGCCCCCTATTGAAGTCGATGAAAGAGAGTTTGCGGGAGCGGTAG